cttgtTTAGTTTTAGGATAAACACTAGGATTGTCTGTTCGATAGGGAGTCGTTTTAAAAGGGATAGTGTATCCTTTTATCCAAGACAAGAGCATATTATCATCAGTAATTTCAGACCACTTGTCATGAAAATATTGTAGTCTGCCAGCATATTGTACCTGATCAACTACTTCCGATGATGTCCACCCGCTGTCCTCGACGTCGGCGGTGCGCGGTCGCGATCGCGATCGTTGTGGCGTCGCGTACTGTTGTTGTGTGACATCTGCCTCTGCGAGTAAGCAGGGGCTCGACGGTTGTTGGTCTTCGTGTCCGTCTTGCGGTGTTGGGGTACGAAGTTTAAATTACCCCTATTTGCAATTGTTGACTGAACATTCGGACGATTATATCTGGGTTTAGGGGGATTATTCTTTAATGCTTCGCCAGACTGCTGAATAGTTTTTGCTGCCTTCAATTTTTCTGAAACATTTTCTCCAAACAGCAGCTTATCCCTATTGGAGTCGATCAGAGTCTGTTTTAATTTTGCGTTAATAGACGATATAATGAAACCCCTGCGGGTTCTTGTCTCTGTAAAATGGCTGTCGCAGAGAATGCGGCAAGCATCACTGAGAGGTttcaatagtttttgttttgaagTCTCGTTTGCAAGGACCATTTCAGTTACTGAAGCTAAAGCGGACAAGGCAATACCCAGTTGTTTTTGCTTGTAAAGTAGTGACGTGTCTCTTTTTACTAGGGGGTCAGGTAAAGCCACCCTAACTTCCGGGTTGAGAGTCGGGGCCATCAAAAGATCACAATTATTAGGAATCAGATATTCTTTAGTTAGACTTTCCTTTAGTTCTTTTGAGAGGCCTTTGGCAAGAATATTTTGCCATCGACTGGCGATATCTTTATGAATAGGCGGTCCCATAGGGGTTTCTTCCCTTGGAGCATCGCCTAGTAACTGAAGAATATCTTCATCAAGTTGCAAATCATCTGGTTGATTTTCGCCTGATGTACCTGGATTTTGCGGCAACGGCATGGCAGGTTGAGGCGGTAACGGTGAGACAGGTTGCGGCGGTAATGGTGAGACAGGTTGCGGCGGCAAGTCGGGCTGCGGCTGGTTGTCCACCTCGGCGGAACGCGGCGACGGCTGTCGCGTAGCTGAGTGCGCCGCCGACAGGCAGGGCGCTGTCGGCTGTGGCGATTGTGCCTCGGATGCGTCCCATCCAGGTTCGCAGTAATACGGTAACAACTCCGTGTAAGGTGTTTCCGAATACGGTACATCTGCGAAAAGTACAGTTCGTTTTAGAATACGTGACAGTATCAGCCCAGAAAGCAGTACGCATCACTATTATATTGACAGAGAGTACCCATACTTGGTAAACTCGCATCAAATTTAGGCAACAGAAATGTAGCCGAAAAAAGCCAATTATTTACGTAAGAATGTGACAGTAACAGCCCAGATTTAGCAGTACGCATCACCATACATTGACAGAGGTAACCCAGGTGCGGTATCCTCGCATCAAATATTGGCATATTTATCTTCCTCAAGATAGGGTATTTTCAAAAACTTACCGTTAAAATTTTCTTCGGACGAACAGTAATCTTCCTGTTCGTTAGTCCTTCTTGCCAGTTTTTCTTGTAACTTAAGAATCTTGCGACGAATTTCGTCTTCAGTTTTATGTTTCCTCTTCGGCATTGCTTCTAGCGTGGGCGCCTACGATGTTCTAAAGTCCAGGAGACGTGCGAAGGCTTGAGCACGGAAACGCATAATGACTCGAGAGCGCCGACCGGACCGTTCAGGAGTGATGGTTTAGTAGTGggagtacaaaaaaaaaaaaaaaagtatacccTCTAAAAATCCGTGCAAGGCTGACGCTAGGTGGCGCTACTACAGCATGTTAACAATAAATCGCAAAGAATGAAGCTGTTAGACATAATTACTAAAAACTAAGACAAAGTTGCACCAATCGTATCGGGGGGTAGGTAAGCCCTGAAATTTAAAGCTGGCAAGTCTTGAATTTACGGCATCCGCTTTAGCTGAGctcttttaaatattaaatgattaaAATTTTGCTGCTAAAATTAGTAGGAATGGGGTTAAAATAGCACCAGAGGCAAGGAtgttaatatattataaattatacttaAGTAGTTGCTTTGGTGCATTAATAAAGCTAACTtcgtttatatattataatatctatAACTAATTATGCAAACTATTAATAACTTTGTACCACTATTCGATGAAAGTGACAGGTAAACgaatttaaaaacttattataagttAAATAAGTTCCACGACAGATGTCTATTGCAATTGCCAAGAACTAAACATGAATACAATCGTGAGTTTACAAATTAATTTGCGTCTAAtcgttttcattgtttttaatttaaatagtcTACATTCAAGAGTATTAAATGgtgaatatattatattaatattgttcgtcgtatttactttttttctgtTTGTACGAGTACATTCATGTCGGATTGCGTTCACATTAGTCTTATGATGCCTTACAACTGGCATTGTCACGCAATGGATTAGGTACATTGGCAGCTTTGATAaactatataagtacctatttactcaATATAGGTAGTTGTGTGTTgtttttgtatgtacctacctacttttttttcaaaagtcactgcatattttaaaataagattttttatacCAAAAACGAATTTATAttcgtaaataattaaataattttactgtGGATTGCCTACAGAGAAACTAACGTAAACCATTTTTAATGATTATCATTTATTCACGTGAAATGT
The sequence above is a segment of the Cydia amplana chromosome 2, ilCydAmpl1.1, whole genome shotgun sequence genome. Coding sequences within it:
- the LOC134655494 gene encoding uncharacterized protein LOC134655494 is translated as MPKRKHKTEDEIRRKILKLQEKLARRTNEQEDYCSSEENFNDVPYSETPYTELLPYYCEPGWDASEAQSPQPTAPCLSAAHSATRQPSPRSAEVDNQPQPDLPPQPVSPLPPQPVSPLPPQPAMPLPQNPGTSGENQPDDLQLDEDILQLLGDAPREETPMGPPIHKDIASRWQNILAKGLSKELKESLTKEYLIPNNCDLLMAPTLNPEVRVALPDPLVKRDTSLLYKQKQLGIALSALASVTEMVLANETSKQKLLKPLSDACRILCDSHFTETRTRRGFIISSINAKLKQTLIDSNRDKLLFGENVSEKLKAAKTIQQSGEALKNNPPKPRYNRPNVQSTIANRGNLNFVPQHRKTDTKTNNRRAPAYSQRQMSHNNSTRRHNDRDRDRAPPTSRTAGGHHRK